One region of Dysidea avara chromosome 1, odDysAvar1.4, whole genome shotgun sequence genomic DNA includes:
- the LOC136259643 gene encoding uncharacterized protein — protein MITSGVLTHARTQGLIGRANRSQERLKQILGLLPVDQQKLLSSDKSLDKSDDKNFLPSPSNLEPLPGGDLNCEEPKYDVKDQKVVNTFNALLPEYALFHNEGIQLLQSGQLNNVRTLTWYCAETYECGGLGTRFRGFMATLTFAILTNRVLLFRWDHPSAENVYLLPNKVDWQYRDYSLKLTESFKDLGLIKRLHLVDERYKYLIDDFIDTLVGTTSHVQVHYNPIEKLVSTLCRIIDNLHNPKLSTFNVTNMFDVRNYPIVESLSYKFLFKFTRELQVFANEVRNNLNLYGKKYVAVHLRTGQFSGSDIKEKAARVQNSLSGVRFAVECAIKQADKYIGPDAPVVVVSDSSEMKQTVSKGYSRVVILENNVLVHVDKSKNISKEGMLGTWQDIIIMAESHIVVMQPSSFPLISVAMCGITRSRTKIITATSKCRP, from the coding sequence ATGATCACCAGTGGGGTATTGACACATGCCCGTACACAAGGACTAATTGGCAGAGCTAATAGATCACAAGAGAGATTAAAACAGATACTTGGCTTACTACCAGTTGATCAGCAGAAACTGTTGTCTTCTGATAAATCCTTGGATAAATCtgatgataaaaattttctacCATCCCCAAGTAACCTGGAACCCTTGCCTGGTGGTGATCTGAATTGTGAAGAACCTAAGTATGATGTGAAAGATCAGAAAGTTGTGAATACATTTAATGCTCTTTTGCCAGAGTATGCTTTATTTCATAATGAAGGGATACAGCTATTACAAAGTGGACAGTTAAACAATGTCCGAACACTAACTTGGTACTGTGCTGAGACTTACGAATGTGGGGGACTAGGTACTCGATTCCGAGGCTTTATGGCAACCCTGACATTTGCAATCCTCACTAACCGAGTATTGTTATTTAGATGGGATCACCCCTCAGCTGAAAATGTGTATTTATTACCAAATAAAGTTGACTGGCAATATCGCGACTACTCCTTAAAATTGACTGAATCTTTTAAAGATCTTGGCCTCATTAAAAGACTTCATTTAGTAGACGAGAGATACAAATACTTAATTGATGATTTTATTGACACACTGGTTGGAACTACTTCACATGTACAAGTGCACTATAACCCAATTGAAAAATTAGTATCCACACTTTGTAGAATAATAGATAATCTACACAACCCAAAATTAAGTACATTTAATGTCACTAACATGTTTGATGTACGCAACTATCCCATAGTGGAATCACTATCTTATAAGTTCCTGTTCAAGTTCACCAGGGAACTACAGGTGTTTGCCAATGAGGTGCGGAACAATTTAAATCTGTATGGTAAGAAATATGTTGCTGTACATTTAAGAACAGGACAATTCAGTGGTAGTGATATTAAAGAAAAAGCGGCTCGAGTTCAGAATTCATTATCTGGTGTCAGATTTGCTGTCGAGTGTGCCATTAAACAAGCTGACAAGTATATAGGACCTGATGCCCCAGTTGTTGTTGTATCGGATTCTTCTGAAATGAAACAAACAGTGTCTAAAGGATATTCTCGTGTAGTTATATTGGAGAACAATGTATTAGTACATGTGGATAAATCAAAGAACATTAGTAAGGAAGGAATGCTGGGAACATGGCAAGATATTATCATAATGGCAGAATCGCATATTGTAGTAATGCAACCATCATCATTCCCACTGATCTCTGTTGCCATGTGTGGAATAACACGGTCCCGTACCAAAATAATAACTGCCACAAGTAAATGTAGACCTTAA
- the LOC136259628 gene encoding uncharacterized protein has translation MKRHLKHHVLHYLSKSGTPDPNDRAYYPTLDDIRNHMNQAQKTLKLSLVDQENVSMKTAPETKIHFQPFTKPIDNENSNGTELLWVHQEPWQQDLLIKYGNTVSMIDATYKSTKYDLPLFFITVHTNTGYCVVAEFIVQGETKESIQNALSIIKSWNPRWAPKCFMTDYSEAEISALEAAFPDTVVYLCDFHREQAWERWVKASKHGLSNSEADILLDHFRAIAWAPSVNPEEFEEGNNFSRYHHYDSAVAVLKATNLWNRNSNVHQWLTTTWLNISEKWALAYRDDTYHAAVNPNNGAEAMNKLLKYKFLPRQKTLTLSFLVIKLIEEFIPALHYKYVFQNFKQTTLYRAYNPAVVPPYLQSKPKSTILHCLHRKSKSLKYSDSDVKEVDMVRGIFEVKGKNTDHTIEFSVPSSTCKDWIAYHIPWKHFFAIFNVKESWNWDRLPQSYLESAYLKIDTDAIASHLNSTGTTPLDSEIPPQEPDESDLVGYTDGGADDSIPNTTTTEVFEALPSAKKSRHLKQMVTNMRVTLECFKTVTYNIDSNVSFDVLEGIQHKLSSLLQEFQEQLPQSHGLLIRPQIRKQMKKSFRRKVSLKRLTQLPKCTTKRKKNDSRFRGRVGRKASMLRKAFNQDKDHHTATRTAQNKNGSGKRKRKQRCGTCGACSKDDCAECVNCKDMVVLVKRRSVVCNDSVKTYRQREKNPGLRSHPVVIPQLLNVRQCQWMRCSRGFSRCVPSTWHHLEFLFLLSMFKYFQSISKWL, from the exons ATGAAGCGCCACTTAAAGCATCATGTTTTACACTACTTGAGCAAAAGTGGAACCCCAGATCCCAATGACCGTGCGTATTACCCTACTCTTGATGACATAAGGAATCATATGAATCAAGCGCAAAAGACCCTGAAACTGTCTTTAGTTGATCAAGAAAATGTTTCCATGAAAACTGCACCTGAAACGAAAATACATTTTCAACCATTCACCAAACCTATCGACAATGAGAATTCAAATGGGACTGAACTACTGTGGGTTCACCAAGAACCGTGGCAACAGGACTTATTGATAAAGTATGGCAATACAGTTAGCATGATCGATGCCACATACAAGTCTACCAAATATGATTTACCTTTGTTCTTTATAACAGTGCATACAAACACTGGCTACTGTGTTGTAGCAGAGTTTATTGTCCAAGGTGAAACAAAAGAAAGCATACAGAATGCTCTTTCTATCATCAAATCCTGGAATCCTCGGTGGGCTCCAAAGTGCTTCATGACAGATTACAGTGAAGCTGAAATTTCCGCCTTAGAAGCTGCATTTCCAGATACTGTTGTGTATCTATGTGATTTTCATAGGGAGCAAGCCTGGGAAAGATGGGTCAAAGCCAGTAAGCATGGACTAAGCAATTCTGAAGCAGACATCCTATTGGACCATTTCAGGGCAATAGCTTGGGCACCTTCTGTTAACCCTGAAGAATTTGAAGAAGGGAACAATTTCTCAAGGTATCATCACTATGACTCAGCCGTAGCAGTTTTAAAAGCTACAAATTTGTGGAATCGCAATAGCAATGTCCATCAGTGGTTGACTACGACATGGCTGAATATCTCTGAG AAATGGGCACTAGCGTACAGAGATGACACCTATCATGCTGCTGTTAACCCAAATAATGGAGCAGAGGCAATGAATAAGTTGCTGAAATACAAGTTTCTTCCAAGACAGAAAACCCTGACTTTGTCGTTTTTGGTCATTAAGCTAATTGAGGAGTTTATACCTGCACTGCATTACAAATATGTGTTTCAGAACTTTAAGCAAACAACTTTGTACAGAGCATATAATCCGGCTGTAGTTCCACCATACCTTCAATCCAAGCCAAAGTCAACCATCTTGCACTGCCTCCATCGCAAATCAAAGAGTCTGAAGTACAGTGATTCTGATGTAAAGGAAGTTGATATGGTTAGAGGAATATTTGAAGTAAAGGGAAAGAACACAGATCACACAATAGAATTTTCAGTACCATCAAGTACGTGCAAAGATTGGATAGCTTACCATATTCCTTGGAAACATTTCTTTGCTATATTCAATGTGAAAGAAAGCTGGAACTGGGACAGGTTGCCTCAATCATATCTGGAATCTGCATACTTGAAGATTGATACCGATGCTATAGCTTCACATCTAAACTCCACAGGCACCACACCCTTGGATTCTGAAATACCACCACAAGAACCAGATGAATCAGATTTAGTTGGATACACAGATGGTGGGGCTGATGACTCTATACCTAATACTACCACTACTGAAGTGTTTGAAGCATTGCCCTCTGCTAAG AAAAGTAGGCATTTGAAACAAATGGTTACAAACATGAGAGTTACCCTGGAATGCTTTAAAACTGTAACCTACAATATCGATAGCAATGTTAGCTTTGACGTCCTGGAAGGTATCCAACATAAGTTATCCAGTCTATTGCAAGAGTTTCAAGAACAACTACCACAATCCCATGGACTGTTAATAAGACCACAAATAAGGAAGCAGATGAAAAAATCCTTTAGGAGAAAAGTTTCATTGAAGAGACTAACCCAGCTGCCTAAGTGTACTACAAAAAGGAAAAAGAATGATTCAAGGTTTCGTGGCAGAGTTGGCAGGAAAGCAAGCATGTTAAGaaag GCTTTTAATCAAGATAAAGATCATCATACTGCTACTAGGACAGCTCAAAACAAGAACGGCTCAG GCAAGAGAAAGAGAAAACAACGTTGTGGAACATGTGGTGCGTGCTCTAAAGATGACTGTGCAGAGTGTGTCAACTGCAAAGACATGGTGGTACTGGTAAAAAGAAGAAGTGTTGTGTGCAACGACAGTGTAAAAACATACAGACAAAGGGAGAAAAATCCAGGCCTCAG ATCCCACCCAGTAGTGATACCACAGTTGCTCAATGTCAGACagtgtcagtggatgagatgcAGCAG GGGCTTCAGCAGATGTGTCCCAAGTACTTGGCACCACCTGGAGTTTCTATTCCTGCTAAGTATGTTCAAGTATTTCCAGAGTATCAGCAAATGGCTGTGA